The sequence tattagattcaggtgccgctaatcatatctGTGCTTttgctcaggaaactagttcctggagactGCTTACAGAAGGTAaaacaacctttaaggtagggatcgaggaggttgtttcagctaaagcagtgggagatatgaagttatttcttgaagatagattcattttacttgaaaatgtttattacattccttccataagaaggaatttaatatctatttcaTGTTTGTTAGAATAGAAGtataaaattgtttttgaatataatgaagtaTTCAGTATCTCAAaaggtattaaaatatgttctgcaaaactggaaaataacttatatgtattaaaatCAACTGAggtaaaagttgttttaaatataaagatgtttaaaacaactgaaaCTCAAAACAAGAAACGTGAAATTTCTCCAAACACCTATCTTTGGGacttaagattaggtcacatcaatctcaataggattgggagattggttaagagtggacttctaaatcagttagaagataattctCTACCACCATATGAGTCTTGTCTtaagggtaaaatgaccaaaagatcttttacaagaaaatatcttagagccaaagaacccttagagctagtacattcaaacctctgtggtccgaaGAATGTTAAAGTacaaggagggtatgaatatttcatcagctttacAGAAGATTATTCTatatatggctatatttacctaatgcgtCATAAGTCCAAAACATTTGAATAGTTCAAGAaatataaggcagaggttgaaaaccaattaggtaaaaagattaaaacactctgatcagatcgaggtggtgagtatatggacttgaaattctaggactatttgatagaacacgaaATTTAATCtaaactcacagcacctggtacacctcaacagaatggtgtagcggaaagaagaaatagaaccatgttagacatggttcgttcaatggtAAGTTATACTTAGTTGCATAGTTCTTTTTGGGGAAATGTAGTACAAAtggtagtttatattttgaacatagttccctcaaaaagtgtttcaaacaCCATACGAGTTATGGAGAtgatgtaaaggtagtttacgtcacttcaggatttgggaatccccaacacatgtgttggtgcagaatccaaagaaattagaatGTTGTTAGAAAATATGCCTATTTGGAGGTTATCCTGAAGAGACAAAGGGtggttatttctatgatcctcaggaagataaagtatttgtatcgacaaatgcaacattcctCTAGGAGGATcacataaagaatcatcaacctcacagtaagctagtattaagtgaGATGTCTAGAGAAAATACAGATAAatcgacaagagttgttgatcaagctggtccttcaacaagagttgttgatgaaactgatacttcacatccttctcaagagttgagaattccTCAACATAATGAAAGGGTTGTTCATCATCCTGAccattacatgggtttaacgaAAACTCAaatcgtcatacctgatgatggctcaGAGGATCTATTGAATTTTAaccaagcaatggaagatgtggatagggaccaatggataaaaggcATGAATCTTAAAATGGAGTCaatatacttcaattcagtctgggaacttatagattaaccagaaggggtaaaacctattggttgcaaatggatttacaagagaaaacgagatcaagctagtaaggtacaaacttacaaagctagacttgtgtaAAAGAGTTTACCCAAAAAgaggggtggactatgaagaaaccttctctccagttacCATGAtcaagtcaattagaatactcttgtccattgctgctttttatgattttgaaatctggcaaatggatgttaagatagcttttctgaatgactatcttgaagagagtatctatatgtctcaactagaggggtttatagaacagggtcaagagcaaaaggtttacaagcttaaaagatccatttatgggttgaaacaaacGTCTCAGTCCTGGAATATGAGGTTTGACACTACGAtgaaatcttatggctttgaacataatgttgacgaaccttgtatTTCTAAGAAGATTGTCAATAAAACTATAGCTATTCTGGTTTTATATGTTTCAGAAACCACATCATTAGCAATATATCCttctcattgggaatgagatagGATTCCTTGTTGACGATAAGAGATGGCTAACatcacaattccaaataaaagatttgggagatgtgcagtatgttcttgggatccaaatagtttgaaaccacaagaacaaaacattagcattatctcaggcatcttatatagacaaaatattgtctagatataaaatgcaaaattccaagaggggtatgttacctttcagacatgaaattcatttgtctagggaacagtgtcctaagacaccccaagaggttgaggttatgaaacgaattccttatgcatcaatGAAAGTTTAATGTATGTCTTGTTGTGTACACGCCTTGACATATATGCAATTGAAATTGTCAGcaaatatcagtccaatcctggatatgatcattgaatTGTCGTTAAAAACATCTTCAaatatcttcgaagaacgagggactatatgctcatgtatggtgctaaggatctaatccttactggatatacTGATTTTGACTTCTAGACCGATGTGGATTCGAGGAAAACAACTTTGGGGTCAATATTCACATTGAATGGAAGAGCTATAATATGGAGGAGTataaaacaaagttgtattgttgattccaCCATGGAAACGAAGTATGTAGTTACGTGCGAGGCAGCCAAGGAggcagtatggcttagaaagttcttgaccgatttggaaatgattccaaatatgcacctaccaataaccctctattgtgataacagtggagctaTTGCAAATTCTAAAGAACCTAAAAGCCATAAGCGCGAAAAACACATCGAGCGCATGTACCATCTTATCAGAGAGATAGTACATCAAGGAGACATGAccgtcacgcagatagcctcagATGGcaacttagttgatccatttagAAAGGATCTCCCGGCTAAACTGTCCGAcggtcacctagtgggactaagACTACGAGACATATAAATCTAGGGTAAGTGAGAGAAATACTGGGTATCTAattgatgccctagtttattgtatttattctctcatactcaacattatatatatttatatatatgtaaatccattgaagttttagtccaagtgagagtttgttgggttgtatgtcctaaaaactcacagtttgtaatattaaacatattctattttacaataagatgttattgacgtttattcaataaaactgttattgaatatataaattgcacttgtaaagactaaatccaataacctaagatccatggctattacatgaatgcttggactttatgtggagatataagaatagatcaagtttgagtagatagccaaaatggtctatagtatacgaataagattgggtaccttattctagtaacactattagatgcgacccactttgtatttagtacaaaccatgtgatcttgaatctttcatgtggagacatgcaagtggagatGTCCTatgaaaagagtttgtataagaccagatcaaGAAATAAAGTCATTTTTAGTTTATACACAcaatttactgtttaagactaactatttcaaagcaatgacctaggtaactcgaccttaatcctgagctaactataaacttctgtttatttgggattatccttaaatttacataggtgaaggttggctcaatggccctgataacgggcagaaatgcacgttattacagcacaaattcataaaataatgtaggattgcgatgataaaaatatacaatatttcctctaaaagcattaagttcacaatattgcgatcgcatgcgtccatcgcattaaaatagctaacttatgtatttttgtgcagaaaatgcgttaacgcaaggcggaaatgtgATCCacagaaattaacgtccgagcacATTAAAAGattgcattgacgcaaggctatgcgatcatttgcgctcgcgaaTATCTGCTTAAGAATGTTGCCACATAGAGCTGGCGCATTTGGGcgaaaaacataataaatcacgatggcacagaaagctgatgacagtcgattctgaattaagttgacaagccgttaatgatCTACTGTagaaagtacactcaacttttcggtgacaaatattcggcgtatcaaacagagaattaatgtcatcccatcagtgcaatcataagagagaagaagtctttcaccccgaagctctataaataccaaaggccaccttcagtgaaggagttcgttcagttagataatttttcctatagatagaagtagccttgctcatagttttctttacttagaaggcagaagtGAGTGAATGGAGATTATATCGAGAGATCGTTTCGGTGAACTCGAAAGAGTGCCGGAAGCGTCGAaaccagagagagggccaactcttgcagaagcaagaacatcttttgagcaaaATAGTGATAACAATGTAAaagtcttgggaagcaaggaatttctaccaagctctctacccttattctccattgtcattttgtactctgaacttacttatataaatggaaattacatctttatatttgttcactctctgtacattacgcatgagtagctaaatttgtcgaatgggttgagaaacacttagctagcataactggggatcttcattctatgcgattatcttatattatgtatgcgtcattcgtccattagagatactcgggagggtagtctaaggatagaatctaggcttgaaaaagtcagattagaatctaggctcgggagagtcagattagaaacacataatcaagagatagaagcttaggaataagctctgtttgctattaacgcatcacatgcaccctaaagataggttatgattgtatgcagtcaccttgtccttgtgtgcatcttgcatcatcgcataggcaagaagtagagacttaggaataagctctatagacactatcgcattcatcgcatgcgtcctaaaattaggagccaccacatttgcattggaaaatgattcgctgtcgcatgagtgtagcatgatcgcatagtttgacgcattctcgggaaacgctagctaaagaccttctcaacctgttccaccgcatactcagtgtatctgtcgcataatcACTCTTATCTCAAATCtaccgcatactttttatactgtaagcaacaaaccaaccaactccTTGaattatttgttaccgcaaagtaatctaaaaattaccatcgcatattgttttccttagtccctgagttcgaccctaggcttacgaggaaactcagtaggatttatacttgggtcttgctgAGAAAATTTGTTTGCACAACGTATTTTCCACCAACGCATTCCActtcattatttcatcgcataaaataatgcatcaagccccgactcaataagcatcccatttcaggggtaagactgggtaaatAGTTGTGAGCATAGGGTGcaaaaaggaattcactcctatccacttttagggatagtagagaggttattctcttaagtactggcTTGGGATGGATTCAGTttggtgattagatcacaaaccagttgttcattataggattaacgggacttaagaaacaagatgtaatctcgagggtaataACAGCAtgtgacccagtcgttattacgaaccaCCTGTGAAGgacaacttactaattatggtttaatcaaatggacaaaaatatatctacagtgaggaaagtgcaactactgggctttagtggagtgacccggtagttaacgaatattgattaattcggattaaagagtttagccaattaatctcggatcgttggagcctatgatctgtaggttcattaggttctcctactagctcacaaacagattaaaccttataatagcatgatgagtaaatttgaagcgttcaaattcgaattaagggagttagtaattatatacgatataattacacgtttattTATcgtattaaacgaaattggagaattggataaatatttaaattcgatgtaaatatcaaatatataaataaatatttatgtttttgaaattggtgtttaattaattttaatattttatataaattaattttgattgattATGGTTTAatcaaatggacaaaaatatatctacagtgagaaagtgcaactactgggctttagtggagtgacccggtagttaacgaatattgattaatttagattaaagagtttagccaattaatctcggatcgttggagtccatgatctgtaggttcattaggtttcctactagctcacaaacggattaaacctATAATAGcatgatgagtaaatttgaagcattcaaattcgaattaagggagttagtaattatatacgatataattacacgtttattTATcgtattaaacgaaattggagaattggataatatttaaattcgatgtaaatatcaatatataaataaatatttatgtttttggaattggtgtttaattaatttaatatttgatattaaattaattttgattgattATGGTTTAatcaaatggacaaaaatataactacaatgaggagagtgcaaactactaggctttagtggagtgacccggtagttaacgaatattgatttaATTCGGATTAAAGAGTTTCGCCAATTAATCttagatcgttggagtccatgatctgtaggttcattaggttctcctactagctcacaaacggattaaaccttataatagcatgatgagtaaatttgaagcgttcaaattcgaatCAAGGgagttagtaattatatacgatataattacatgtttataagcgttcaaattcgaatttgaagtgtgtgtgtgcgcgtgcgtgcgtgtgtgtgatatagcaaaattttagaattatcaatgatagatgttgatagacactgataaacatctatcattgatagttctaaaattttgctatatcttataaatattttcaatagttttaccatttgaaataatttccctatatatataattataattttgaaattaagatttcaaaatttataaattgaattttgaatttaatttaaaatggtGAGAAAATCCACTTAGTGGATTTATCCCACATTAAATACTTAATGTCACTCAAAATTCCACTTGCTTTTATGCCTTTAAGGTGTCAACTTGAAGTGTAATGTGATTGCATGACTGAACTGGAACAAAAACTCAACTTTGGTGTTGAGATTTGAAGACATGCAATTGGGTTTTATtgatttttggaagaagaaaggttcttcaccAAAAATACCAAAATCAGTTTTTCCTCTAAGGTGATTTCCGAACCCACCTTTCATTTTATGGGCATGCTTATTcagatgctaaaattgatgaattagactGTTTAATGATTCTGATTTTTTCAGTTGATTACATGCTAACTCCATCAAATTTGATCtaatatttagtaaacataacCGACtttggaaaaaatttgaaaataatataagatttggtataagatttgggAAGATTATCAAAGAATTAGTAAATCTCGATGTGTAATCAGGTGTACCAGCCTAAAACAATCTATAATTggaaaaaattaactttttaactaaaatatcatgGTGAATCTCGACCGAGATGGattgagaaaaattatttttacgaGTTTTTAAAAGACATGTTAGTTTAATAAGGTGGAAATCTAACCGTGCTATTTTTTAGTGCAACTAggattaaaaattatttttaaccaaTTTTCTTTAAATGGCTCTAATGGAGAAATAGGTAAATGAAAACAGTCTCAACAGTCGACACACACTGCTCTGGTTTTCagttggagaaaagaaaaatggcgtcttcttcttcttcttcttcttcttcagctcTCTCAAGAATATCTAATCTCAGTAGACACTTTCACTCACCAGACTCGAAAACCAGCGATAACCCACAGGTCAGAATCATCAAATTAATCTCTTAAAACCATTTCCCCCAGCTTTTGCTTATTGTCTTCTTTAAATTGATGAAGGGTGCCATTGACGCTCTCGGAAGAGGCCTAATTAAGATATCCTCCGAAGTTTCTGCTGCCATATCTCGTGGGCATCCTGTTGTTGCCCTCGAATCAACCATCATCTCACATGGTGACTCTATAGTTTGATTACTGCCTTTTAGTAATTGTTGAAGaatttgaaaccctcttttgtCAAAAAGTAGTTTCGGTTAACCTTTTGATATGATCATCTGGCCTCAGTCCTCTCATAATCTGCTTACTGTAGAAATTTGGACAAAAGAGGGAGTTAACGTGGACGTGAAGATGAAATGAAGTGATTCTGAAATATATTTCTAATGAATCAACTTGGTTCAATCAATTTAATTGAACAGTATTGTTGTGTATGATTCTCAGAGTAAGAATTATTGTATTTGAAAATCATTGGTTACTCTAGGAGTTAGGAACTCTTAAATCACATATTGACCTAAAAAGCTTAAGTTGATTGGTGaagataaattaaatatcatatcatCTAATATTCCTCCTCACTTGTGGgcttgaaatatgaagaagatCCAACAAGTAGAAATCGATATTATTTGAGGAAGAAATAGCATTGCAGGAGTTTGAACACAGAACCTCCTTGGATCAATTGCTCtaataccatcttaaatcactgatttacccaaaagcttaagctgaTGGGTGAAGATAAATCTAATATCATATCATCTGATAGGAACACTTACAAAAGTGAAGGTTTATGTCGGATTGACTTAGGTTGTAGGATTCCATAGTCTTCTTAGTTTGAACGCAGGAAAACTAGTGAAGGCTGATATTTTTGGATATTCAAAAACTAGTGAAcataaaattgttatttatttagcattgcTGTGGAAACttcttttcattctttttcaCAGCTTTCTGTTGTTTTCTCTCTTTGTATGTAGGGATGCCATATCCACAAAATCTGGAAACTGCAAAGGAAGTAGAAGCAATGGTGAGGAAGAATGGAGCAGTTCCTGCAACTGTAGCAATTATAGATGGCACACCATGCGTAGGTGTTTATTAACTACTCATCTCTATACCTATCAATACTTCCTGTGCTTGTATTGGTCTCATTGTAAAAAGTTTATGATAGTAGTTGAACCCAGAAAATCTGATATTATGATTCTGATAAAAtgtagtaaatgaactattttttTTGTGTCATGGAATGAACTGATTTCTAAGTTTGATAGTGTAACTCATTGATTTGTGCATTCAAATGGTAAATTTACGCAATGTAACTGCATAATGTATGTCTCTATAAGTGGCAGTTGTATCAGTATAGTCTCTCAGCCTCATAAGTTGTATTGCTCCACATATCTAATAAAGCTCCTATGGTCATACCCAAAAATTTGGCCTTCAAAGCACTGTGTCTCTGGCTCTATGGAGCCTATGTCCTACAGTGTCTTCTCATCCTCTACTAGATTATTGTAGATTTGGCCTTCAAAGCACTAGGTCTTTGGCTATGTGGTGCCTACCTCCTACATTGTCTCCTCACCCTCTTTTATGACAGCAGTTTGTTCTTGTATCGTTACCATGGAGCAAAATTTTTATCATAATTAAAGGAACCCTTCTCTTGGAGTCACAAACTCCAATTCAGACAACTTCTTAAATCCCTCTATCGACTGTGTTGAATTATTCATCGTCCTACTGACAATTGGTTTCCAATTGGTTTGCATTGGGTTCGCTATTGTGGGCACAAATAGGTTAGGCTATAGCTAGGAACAAGCCCAAATATGTATCATGTCTTGGATGTTAAATCCCCTCATGGGTGTGTCTCAAGACTTAGCCTTGACCTATCTGGGTTGTTGTAGTTCATTATTCTTCTCTCTTGACCATCTCTATCAGTTCTAGTCCATTTTGATTCCAGAGCTTGAATTAGCCTTGCCCTCTTGATTTAATCCGTTCATGAAAGGCTCCTTTAGCACATGTTCTAACATATTCACCATATGGTGCAACTAATACTTCGAACTGTCATTGGTACTTCAGTGCTATCCTTGTGTCAGAGTGCTATGAACTTTTCTCGAATTGTTGCCTCCAACAATTGAAATTTGTGAAGTATGAGAGTTTTAAGCTCATAATAGGACTTATCCAATCCTCCCTTTCTCCAACCAAATCAGTGAGTGCCTCCTCATCCAAATAAATGATCACCATATCCAAGTAATCCACTACTGGCAGTCAATGAACTCATTCAGAAGATTCAACCCATCCCATGTATCCAGCCCCCCATTACCCCACTCTCtaatccctgtctcttatacacatctagatgtgtataagagacagcacacacaccaaatatatatatataggttcaTAACTGCAATTGTAACAGTGTGTTAAAGGAGCTTTAAAGCCATtatcatttgaaaaatatctcTTTAGCATGTGGTATTGTAACACCTTTCATCAAGGAATTTGCAGGATAGAATCTTTTTTGATTCCGAAGACTTTGGATGCATTAAATTGGAACAAAGTCCATTTACAACATCTGTGAGAGAGTCATTACAAGAACCTTCGAAATATGTTTCTTGTAATAGATGGCAAGAAAGCATACaaatagttttttgtttttttttttttttgcaacctTTTCTACCTTGGTAATTGTGTTTGCATAGGcttttttttagcattttttATTCAATGCTTCTactaattaacctaaaatttatTCATTCAGAATTAGAATTGTCAAATCTTTTCtttctgttttctttttgttttgattgtttttttttttcacttgtaAATTTCTAATTCCTCTATGTATGCAGGCCTGAATGAGGAAGAATTGGAGAGGTTGAGTATTCTGGGAAACCAAGTCCAAAAGACTGCTAGAAGGGACATAGCACAAGTTGTGAGTATTAGTTTAgcaattatatttttttgttgattcATCCTGGGTGGTTATGAATTTTGTCAATTACTCCTCTTTGCTGGTACTAATTCCACCTTTGTATGAACAGTAGAGTAACTTATACCTTATGGTATAGGATACAAATTACAGTCTAAACATTTTTTAGTTCTAAAGGTTCCTTTCTTTTGTTATTGATCACCAATATTCTTATTAAAAATTGTAATGAGACACCAGTTCCACAATATCTTCTGGTTTTATGTTACCAGATTTAGATTTTGTAATCACCTAATGTTTGAACTTAAATcgtatatttatataataataataaaaacaacgaTCTTGGAAGCTGTTTGATATAATTaccttttctttccttttctccgttagttttaattttatgacCGTGGACCTGTCATAAACTACATGGTACTGTTTTTTTGAGTTTTGTCTGTTCTTCATGGATAGTTATTGCCTATTTTGTGTCTTATAAGGTGGCTAGCAGAGGAAATGGTGCTACTACTGTTTCCGCAACAATGTTCTTTGCTTCTAAGGTGGGCATGTCACTGTGGTTTTGTATTCTGTATTTGATTCATTAAACATACTTCACAATTTTCAGTTTTTTAACCTTCTCACCAGTTCTGTACATGGAAATCAATTGTAGGTTGGCATCCCTGTGTTTGTGACTGGTGGCATTGGAGGAGTTCATAGACATGGTGAACAAAGTAAGGTACTTTTGTATGGATGAATGACAACAAACCCATGGCAACAAGCCCATGAATAACTTTTTCCTTCTCCTGTATATGTTTTCAACTGCCTTTTGCAGCAATGGATATATCTTCTGATCTCACTGAGCTAGGAAGAACCCCTGTAGCAGTCATCTCAGCTGGTGTAAAATCGATATTAGACATCCCCAGGACCCTTGAATATTTGGTATAGTCGTCTATTTCCCCGGCTTCAACCGTTTTACATATCATGCagctttctttttaatttattcactGCTGCAGAAATGTTATTAACAGGAAACTCAGGGAGTGTGTGTTGCAGCTTATAGAACAAACGAATTTCCTGCATTTTTTACTGAAACCAGCGGCTGCAAGGTATATTGACATGCAAAACTGCCTTTTTCCTTCTAGATCTCCACAAATTTCTAATGGCTTTGTAATTTGGCAAAGGCAAAAAGTTACTCCACTTTCTCAATTTAGTCTACATGGCATCGAATTCCAGGTATACTGTCACTCATTTATGATGGTATAACGGAAGATCATCATAAGTTTGTGGTTATCTTCACTCATGCTATAGGTAGGGTATATAGATCGATGGGCtagattatttattatttgaaactaaaattattctttcttttttgttttgttcatGATGTACAAAATCCAGGCACCTTGTCGTGTTGATACCCCAGAAGATGCTGCGAAGCTTATCGGCAAGTCACTAGAGAACCTTCAACCTTTCTTGATTTAAAACGAAATTGGAAGAAGATTTATTTTGATCCCTCTATTTACTAGGTTTATTGCCAAATATATACTTTCTAGAACCTAGGATAACTGTAACTGTATAGTGAAGAGAATCCCAGTTGCTGTATAAGTCGGAGATTAGGAGACTGGAAACTTATACAACAAGAACTGTTGTTTTCTCTTCAAAAGAA comes from Benincasa hispida cultivar B227 chromosome 2, ASM972705v1, whole genome shotgun sequence and encodes:
- the LOC120070679 gene encoding pseudouridine-5'-phosphate glycosidase, with protein sequence MKTVSTVDTHCSGFQLEKRKMASSSSSSSSSALSRISNLSRHFHSPDSKTSDNPQGAIDALGRGLIKISSEVSAAISRGHPVVALESTIISHGMPYPQNLETAKEVEAMVRKNGAVPATVAIIDGTPCVGLNEEELERLSILGNQVQKTARRDIAQVVASRGNGATTVSATMFFASKVGIPVFVTGGIGGVHRHGEQTMDISSDLTELGRTPVAVISAGVKSILDIPRTLEYLETQGVCVAAYRTNEFPAFFTETSGCKAPCRVDTPEDAAKLIDANMNLGLGSGILIAVPIPNEHSASGSLIENAIQSALQEAREKNIVGNAETPFLLKRVNELTGGASLASNIALVKNNALVGARIAVALAKLRVQ